The Fusobacterium perfoetens genome has a segment encoding these proteins:
- a CDS encoding portal protein translates to MNTEKLRQLFTLAKDYKDDIKTLYNKTYELTDPLFKISDSGKREKHEKRKIDSTILTSMRFLNNFIMSSLFSRNGTWGVLEINPLAYASKYDVDKESSEQAISESNKSMQRNSETVCKYINNSNMYVETAKAMRDCENVGTGIRKTVLLKSATKPFTYEYISPDNFYTLEDSFGKPTLTFKVYPEKTLEQLKDMFGYMNGFNIPELTDEEDISEKRNILETVIPEFDEEKSETVYHHIISDEKYDEIYAEEFLNFHPFRVFRWSIINSNPWGLGIGAENVELFEDLEEYKNLRKDHSKVIVTPPVGFRGNLDLMYKVDLSPGAVNPLGYGNSPDDNMGIEPIGLGTNLIPVDQDIQDCRQRIREVFMAQPLGDVGDTKNRSATEMSLRHEMFRKEFSGTYELLNTELLSVTFMDAYLILVERGIISIKDEDLDVSQITYVNELTKSAGYEEVMNTVNWYSLNARLVGEELKKNLLNIPEFTRWSAEKMLVNLSVVPEKETINQGITQAEQIQKMQALGNINNEALNPQIEQLIGG, encoded by the coding sequence ATGAATACAGAAAAATTAAGACAATTATTTACACTTGCCAAAGATTATAAAGATGATATTAAGACTTTATATAATAAAACCTATGAATTAACAGATCCGCTTTTTAAAATTTCAGACAGTGGAAAAAGAGAAAAACATGAAAAAAGAAAGATAGATTCAACAATATTAACTTCTATGAGATTTCTAAATAATTTTATAATGTCTTCTCTTTTCTCAAGAAACGGGACATGGGGAGTATTAGAAATAAATCCTCTGGCATATGCTAGTAAATATGATGTAGATAAGGAATCATCAGAACAAGCTATCAGTGAATCAAATAAATCAATGCAGAGAAATAGTGAAACTGTTTGTAAATATATAAATAATTCAAATATGTATGTAGAAACTGCAAAAGCTATGAGAGATTGTGAAAATGTAGGTACAGGAATAAGAAAAACTGTTTTATTAAAATCAGCGACAAAGCCATTCACATATGAATATATTTCTCCGGATAACTTTTATACATTGGAAGATAGTTTTGGAAAGCCTACATTAACATTTAAAGTATATCCAGAAAAAACACTTGAACAGTTAAAGGATATGTTTGGATATATGAATGGATTTAATATACCAGAACTTACAGATGAAGAAGATATTTCTGAAAAGAGAAATATTCTTGAAACTGTAATACCAGAGTTTGATGAGGAAAAATCAGAAACAGTGTATCACCACATTATATCTGATGAAAAATATGATGAAATTTATGCAGAAGAATTTTTAAATTTCCATCCATTCCGTGTTTTTAGATGGAGTATTATAAACTCTAATCCATGGGGACTTGGAATAGGAGCAGAAAATGTAGAACTGTTTGAAGATTTGGAAGAATACAAAAACCTAAGAAAAGACCATTCTAAAGTTATTGTCACTCCACCTGTAGGATTTAGAGGAAATCTTGACTTAATGTATAAAGTAGATTTAAGCCCCGGAGCAGTAAATCCTTTAGGGTATGGGAACAGCCCAGATGACAATATGGGAATAGAACCTATAGGTTTGGGAACTAATCTTATACCTGTTGACCAAGATATTCAAGACTGCAGGCAAAGGATAAGAGAAGTTTTCATGGCACAGCCTCTTGGAGATGTTGGAGATACTAAAAATAGAAGTGCTACTGAAATGAGTTTACGGCATGAAATGTTCCGGAAAGAATTTTCGGGAACTTATGAGCTATTAAATACAGAATTATTATCAGTAACTTTTATGGATGCCTATTTAATATTAGTTGAAAGAGGAATCATATCCATAAAAGATGAAGATTTAGATGTAAGCCAGATAACATATGTAAATGAACTTACTAAGTCAGCCGGATATGAAGAAGTAATGAATACTGTAAATTGGTATTCTTTAAATGCTAGACTTGTAGGAGAAGAATTAAAGAAAAATCTTTTAAATATTCCAGAGTTCACAAGATGGAGTGCTGAAAAAATGCTTGTTAATCTTAGTGTGGTACCTGAAAAAGAAACTATTAATCAAGGCATAACACAAGCAGAGCAAATTCAGAAAATGCAAGCATTAGGAAATATAAATAATGAGGCTCTAAATCCTCAAATTGAGCAATTAATAGGAGGATAG
- a CDS encoding PBSX family phage terminase large subunit: MIEDVFTDKQIKALKNNARILVLHGAKRTGKTYVLIVKFLMLVAKFRNKGYKFIIGGATSSTIRANILDDMEKIIEKEIKLDVYKSFELFGNKILVRAGANSDSWKTVRGFTAYGCLLNEGTALNKIFVQECISRCSGEGARIFIDTNPDNPFHYIKTDYIDKSGELLESGQPNIQEIQFQLDDNSFLDPIYVESIKKATPSGLFYDRDILGQWVNSEGVVYKDFDQKAMVKSEIPKCSFYMAGVDWGYEHYGTIYVIGITANGEYWLVEEIVAQHQEIDFWVNKAKEIINKYGNIPFYCDSARPEHVARFLREGFRTHNADKSILSGIEVVAKLMKQKKFYVSDKCKHYLKEVYNYVWDEKTGMPVKANDDGQDAVRYAIYTYSLSKQTTDYYKKLKGVNYLDKRAW, from the coding sequence ATGATTGAAGATGTTTTTACTGATAAACAAATAAAAGCATTAAAAAATAATGCTCGTATACTTGTCTTGCACGGAGCTAAAAGAACAGGAAAAACTTATGTCTTAATTGTCAAATTCTTAATGTTAGTCGCTAAATTCAGAAATAAAGGATACAAGTTTATAATCGGTGGCGCTACTTCATCAACAATAAGAGCAAATATCTTAGATGATATGGAAAAAATTATAGAAAAGGAGATAAAACTTGATGTTTACAAATCCTTTGAACTTTTTGGAAATAAGATATTAGTAAGAGCAGGAGCAAATTCTGATAGTTGGAAAACTGTAAGAGGTTTTACTGCATATGGCTGCTTATTGAATGAGGGAACAGCATTAAATAAAATATTTGTCCAAGAATGTATTTCAAGATGTTCTGGAGAAGGAGCAAGAATTTTTATAGACACCAATCCAGATAATCCATTTCACTACATAAAAACAGATTATATTGATAAATCTGGAGAATTATTAGAAAGTGGGCAGCCTAATATTCAAGAAATTCAATTTCAATTAGATGATAACAGTTTTCTAGATCCTATATATGTGGAAAGTATAAAGAAGGCTACTCCAAGCGGATTATTCTACGACAGAGATATTCTTGGACAATGGGTAAACTCTGAGGGTGTTGTGTATAAGGATTTCGACCAGAAAGCGATGGTCAAATCAGAAATACCTAAATGTTCTTTTTATATGGCTGGTGTTGACTGGGGATATGAACACTATGGAACTATATATGTTATAGGAATAACAGCCAATGGTGAATATTGGTTAGTAGAAGAAATAGTTGCACAACATCAAGAGATAGATTTCTGGGTAAATAAAGCAAAAGAAATTATAAATAAATATGGAAATATTCCTTTTTACTGTGATTCTGCAAGACCAGAACATGTTGCAAGATTTTTACGTGAAGGATTTAGAACACATAATGCTGATAAATCTATTTTATCTGGAATTGAAGTTGTAGCTAAGCTGATGAAACAGAAAAAGTTTTATGTTTCTGATAAATGTAAGCATTATTTAAAAGAAGTTTATAACTATGTCTGGGATGAAAAAACAGGAATGCCTGTAAAAGCTAATGATGATGGGCAAGATGCTGTAAGATATGCAATTTATACTTATTCATTATCTAAGCAGACAACAGATTACTATAAGAAATTAAAAGGAGTGAACTATCTTGATAAAAGAGCTTGGTAA